Proteins from a genomic interval of Microbacterium phyllosphaerae:
- a CDS encoding polyprenyl synthetase family protein has translation MLGVVPSPTLVPDAVAARLQLFLERMRSEAVEYGPDASGLVDSAAGTLVGGKRLRARFCHAGWQAVARFRDRDAQETTALWDVCAALEIFQSAALVHDDLIDNSDTRRGRPAAHRELESTHRESGWQGDAAAFGRSSAILLGDLLVAWSDDLLEEAIAALPHAGAVRREYGRMRRDVTVGQYLDIAEESAWSVHATDSHVERALRVVSLKSARYSIEQPLVLGASIADGDADQITDLRRFGHPVGMAFQLRDDVLGVYGDAAVTGKPAGDDLREGKRTVLVALTRQTLDTSARNLFDEMLGDPDLTAEQVAFLQATISGSGALERVESMIDAYAVEADRALSGAKLDNAAVGGLRDLARAATVRTA, from the coding sequence ATGCTGGGAGTCGTGCCGTCCCCCACACTCGTCCCCGACGCCGTCGCCGCGCGCCTGCAGCTGTTCCTCGAGCGGATGAGGAGCGAGGCGGTCGAGTACGGACCCGATGCCTCGGGCCTCGTCGACTCCGCCGCCGGCACCCTGGTCGGAGGCAAGCGCCTGCGTGCCAGGTTCTGCCACGCCGGGTGGCAGGCAGTCGCGCGGTTCCGCGACCGCGACGCGCAGGAGACCACTGCACTCTGGGACGTCTGTGCAGCGCTGGAGATCTTCCAGTCCGCCGCGCTCGTGCACGACGACCTCATCGACAACTCCGACACCCGCCGCGGTCGTCCGGCTGCGCATCGCGAGCTCGAGAGCACCCACCGAGAGTCCGGATGGCAGGGCGATGCCGCAGCGTTCGGGCGGTCGTCGGCGATCCTCCTCGGCGACCTGCTGGTGGCCTGGAGCGACGACCTGCTCGAGGAGGCGATCGCCGCACTCCCCCATGCGGGCGCCGTCCGTCGCGAGTACGGCCGGATGCGCCGCGACGTCACGGTGGGGCAGTACCTCGACATCGCCGAGGAATCCGCCTGGAGCGTTCATGCGACCGACTCGCACGTCGAGCGAGCTCTTCGAGTCGTGTCGCTCAAGTCCGCCAGGTACAGCATCGAGCAGCCGCTCGTCCTCGGGGCGTCGATCGCGGACGGCGATGCGGATCAGATCACGGACCTGCGCCGGTTCGGGCACCCCGTGGGAATGGCGTTCCAGCTCCGCGACGACGTGCTGGGCGTCTACGGCGACGCTGCCGTCACCGGGAAGCCCGCGGGCGACGATCTGCGCGAGGGCAAGCGCACAGTGCTGGTGGCGCTCACCAGGCAGACGCTCGACACGTCGGCCAGGAACCTGTTCGACGAGATGCTCGGCGACCCCGACCTCACCGCCGAGCAGGTCGCGTTCCTGCAGGCGACGATCTCGGGCTCCGGCGCGCTCGAGCGCGTCGAGAGCATGATCGACGCGTACGCCGTCGAAGCCGACCGAGCACTGTCAGGCGCGAAGCTCGACAACGCCGCCGTCGGCGGCCTGCGCGATCTCGCACGCGCGGCGACCGTCCGGACGGCCTGA
- a CDS encoding peptidoglycan D,D-transpeptidase FtsI family protein, producing the protein MTTRATRTPRRRTVVALAVILSILAAFVVRLIDIQVVKADEHVAQSLEFIAEGTPIAGQRGAVVDSDGAVLAESVNVYDAQLSPQVIRILEENEKNPPTLPWAEASTRIAEIMGLDADKLRSDVAAALAENPDTQYFPLVKGLSTEQYIELRNLKVSSYLQMTAREVRVYPNGAVAGNLLGYLNGTGDAKAGVEKMDDKCLAPTDGEESYRTGKDGVVIPGSESRVDAVDGGTVQLTINSDLQWYMQQMIAEEAQTQGAKGGTVTVVEVGTGKIRAAAEWPTMDPNDLDASSSDTWGSKLFTYPFEPGSTFKPITAAAIMENAGVTMTSPTVSASSHEKFENGAVINDAFVHPTFEYTLAGALIDSSNVALSKFGTMVSPDTRYDYLQRFGVGEQTIGFPDEASGLLHPTKDWDNQSLYTTTFGQYFTVTAPQLAGAYQAIANGGEKIGLSLIESCTTPDGTVVTPDAPEREQVIKTQTAADITRMLENVAVQGGNADRIKVPGYRVTSKTGTAQIPDGKGGYKSGVYYTSMVGFAPVDDPQYVVVVTLDEPTRITSSAATASAFQKAMTQTMKTYRVMPSSTPMDALLPKFE; encoded by the coding sequence ATGACGACACGAGCCACCCGGACACCCCGGCGACGCACGGTCGTCGCGCTCGCGGTGATCCTGTCGATCCTCGCGGCGTTCGTCGTCCGTCTCATCGACATCCAGGTGGTGAAGGCCGACGAGCACGTCGCCCAGTCGCTCGAGTTCATCGCGGAGGGCACTCCCATCGCGGGACAGCGGGGGGCGGTCGTCGACTCGGACGGGGCGGTCCTCGCCGAGAGCGTGAACGTCTATGACGCGCAGCTCAGCCCGCAGGTCATCCGCATCCTGGAAGAGAACGAGAAGAACCCTCCCACGCTTCCGTGGGCGGAGGCATCGACCCGGATCGCCGAGATCATGGGGCTGGATGCCGACAAGCTGCGCTCCGACGTCGCGGCGGCCCTCGCCGAGAACCCCGACACGCAGTACTTCCCCCTGGTCAAGGGGCTCAGCACCGAGCAGTACATCGAGCTGCGGAACCTCAAGGTCTCGTCGTATCTCCAGATGACGGCGCGCGAGGTCCGGGTCTACCCGAACGGCGCTGTGGCGGGAAACCTTCTGGGCTACCTCAACGGCACCGGCGATGCGAAGGCCGGCGTCGAGAAGATGGACGACAAGTGCCTCGCTCCGACCGACGGCGAGGAGTCGTACCGCACGGGCAAGGACGGCGTGGTTATCCCCGGCAGCGAGAGCCGGGTCGACGCCGTCGACGGCGGCACCGTGCAGCTGACGATCAACAGCGACCTGCAGTGGTACATGCAGCAGATGATCGCCGAGGAGGCGCAGACGCAGGGCGCGAAGGGCGGCACCGTCACGGTGGTCGAGGTCGGCACGGGCAAGATCCGCGCGGCAGCCGAATGGCCGACCATGGACCCCAACGACCTGGATGCCTCATCGTCCGACACCTGGGGGAGCAAGCTCTTCACCTATCCGTTCGAACCGGGCTCGACCTTCAAGCCGATCACGGCCGCGGCGATCATGGAGAACGCCGGCGTCACGATGACGAGCCCGACCGTCTCCGCGTCATCGCACGAGAAGTTCGAGAACGGCGCCGTGATCAACGACGCGTTCGTGCACCCCACCTTCGAGTACACGCTCGCCGGCGCGCTCATCGACTCCTCGAACGTCGCCCTGTCGAAGTTCGGGACCATGGTCAGCCCCGACACCCGATACGACTACCTGCAGCGCTTCGGCGTCGGCGAGCAGACCATCGGATTCCCGGACGAGGCGAGCGGTCTGCTGCACCCCACGAAGGACTGGGACAACCAGTCGCTGTACACGACCACCTTCGGTCAGTACTTCACGGTGACAGCCCCGCAGCTCGCGGGCGCCTACCAGGCGATCGCGAACGGCGGCGAGAAGATCGGCCTGTCGCTGATCGAATCGTGCACGACGCCGGACGGCACCGTGGTGACGCCCGACGCGCCGGAGCGCGAGCAGGTCATCAAGACGCAGACCGCCGCGGACATCACCAGGATGCTCGAGAACGTCGCCGTGCAGGGCGGCAATGCCGACCGGATCAAGGTTCCCGGGTACCGGGTCACCAGCAAGACCGGTACCGCGCAGATCCCCGACGGCAAGGGCGGATACAAGTCCGGCGTGTACTACACGAGCATGGTGGGCTTCGCGCCGGTCGACGACCCCCAGTACGTCGTCGTGGTCACTCTCGACGAGCCGACTAGAATTACATCGTCTGCCGCCACCGCATCGGCCTTCCAGAAGGCGATGACCCAGACCATGAAGACCTATCGCGTGATGCCGTCCTCCACCCCGATGGACGCGCTGCTTCCCAAGTTCGAATAG
- a CDS encoding LysM peptidoglycan-binding domain-containing protein has protein sequence MRTHAVARRTRYLQLGVPAAVLGTLTGAIAIAPASADAVTPPVERLQAVPTRDVAAQATPVAYTVRPGDTISSIANRFGLRTVDVLTWNGLTWRSVIYPGQKLSLSGASAPVTPVAPPKAPSSTTHVVVAGDTIFAIAKKYGTTVDKVLAANGLSRASVIYPGQKLAVSGTSAAPAASVAPASPPPVTTGGKTHAVTAGDTLFGIAQKYGTTVSKLYSLNGLAAGSIIYPGQKITVSAPTPAPASTPASAAKTPPPQLFATLDAEQAGNASLIIRIGRELGASDRAVAIALATAMVESSMRNVTWGDRDSLGLFQQRPSMGWGTPEQAIDAERSTRVFYGGASDPNGQTSRGLLDIAGWEGKRFTDAAQAVQISAYPERYGQWETQAYQWLGIHG, from the coding sequence TTGAGAACGCATGCTGTCGCGCGCCGGACGCGCTATCTCCAGCTGGGGGTACCCGCCGCCGTTCTGGGAACACTGACCGGTGCGATCGCCATCGCTCCCGCGTCCGCTGACGCCGTCACCCCACCCGTCGAACGCCTGCAGGCTGTGCCGACCCGGGACGTCGCGGCACAGGCCACGCCGGTCGCTTACACCGTTCGACCCGGTGACACGATCTCGTCCATCGCGAACCGATTCGGGCTGCGCACGGTCGACGTGCTCACCTGGAACGGTCTGACCTGGCGTTCGGTGATCTACCCGGGGCAGAAGCTGTCGCTCTCTGGAGCCTCCGCACCCGTCACCCCCGTCGCTCCCCCGAAAGCACCGTCGAGCACGACCCACGTCGTCGTCGCGGGAGACACGATCTTCGCGATCGCGAAGAAGTACGGCACCACTGTCGACAAGGTCCTGGCGGCGAACGGCCTCAGCCGGGCATCCGTCATCTACCCCGGCCAGAAGCTGGCCGTCTCCGGCACGTCGGCGGCACCCGCCGCATCCGTCGCTCCGGCATCTCCCCCTCCCGTCACGACGGGAGGCAAGACCCACGCTGTCACCGCCGGCGACACACTGTTCGGAATCGCACAGAAGTACGGCACCACCGTGTCGAAGCTCTATTCTCTGAACGGCCTCGCGGCAGGATCGATCATCTATCCGGGGCAGAAGATCACGGTCTCCGCCCCGACCCCTGCCCCGGCGTCCACGCCGGCCTCGGCCGCGAAGACACCGCCACCGCAGCTCTTCGCCACCCTCGATGCCGAGCAGGCGGGAAACGCGTCGCTCATCATCCGCATCGGTCGCGAGCTCGGAGCATCCGACAGGGCCGTCGCCATCGCGCTGGCCACCGCGATGGTCGAGTCCAGCATGCGCAACGTGACGTGGGGCGATCGGGATTCGCTCGGGTTGTTCCAGCAGCGTCCGAGCATGGGATGGGGCACACCCGAGCAGGCGATCGACGCCGAGCGGAGCACGCGGGTGTTCTACGGCGGCGCCTCCGACCCGAACGGGCAGACCTCCCGAGGGCTTCTCGACATCGCAGGCTGGGAGGGCAAACGCTTCACCGATGCCGCCCAGGCGGTGCAGATCTCGGCCTACCCCGAGCGATACGGCCAGTGGGAGACCCAGGCATACCAGTGGCTCGGCATCCACGGTTGA
- a CDS encoding Rv2175c family DNA-binding protein yields the protein MTATEWLAMPDLVDVLDESLGRVRRLIDEHYLIGSRRSGVFAVPSVFIVDGHPLSSLRGTIIVLQDAGFTDDEVIDWLLAADEELGRSPIDALLAGHKSAVRRVARTLA from the coding sequence GTGACCGCCACCGAATGGCTGGCGATGCCCGATCTCGTCGACGTCCTCGACGAGTCGCTCGGTCGCGTACGCCGGCTGATCGACGAGCACTACCTCATCGGCTCGCGCCGCTCCGGAGTCTTCGCCGTCCCCTCGGTGTTCATCGTCGACGGCCACCCGCTGTCGTCGCTGCGCGGAACGATCATCGTTCTGCAGGATGCCGGATTCACCGACGACGAGGTCATCGACTGGCTGCTCGCCGCCGACGAGGAACTGGGCCGCTCGCCCATCGACGCTCTCCTCGCCGGACATAAGAGCGCGGTCCGCCGCGTCGCCCGCACGCTCGCCTGA
- a CDS encoding UDP-N-acetylmuramoyl-tripeptide--D-alanyl-D-alanine ligase — protein MIALSLAEIAAVLGGDLRLAGPSTADTVVDGVVDTDSRNMAPGSIFVAKPGAETDGHRFVGSALAAGAALAIVEHPVDDEITQIVVPDAVGALADLAREVVARVRAAGDLQIVGITGSNGKTTTKNFLARILSDEGETVAPINSYNNEVGAPVTMLRITHDTRFLVSEFGADGPGSIARLAGLVEPDIAVVLMVGMAHAGGFGGIEATARAKSELVAAATPSGTAVLNVDDSRVAAMRELAVSRGMQVVGFGQSDSADVRAHDLEVTASGTSCVIEAAGERIPLRLQVLGAHHIGNALAAIAAARVLGVSTADAVARLETVEIAERWRMQPMGNDRVRIINDAYNASPDSMAAALRTLAQITGPDERTVAVLGAMSELGETAGEEHDRIGLLAVRLNIQRIVVVGPEARRLFISAIGEGSWDSEAVFFPDQDAAYDYLRTELRDGDRVLVKSSNSVGLRHLGDRLGELFS, from the coding sequence ATGATCGCCCTGTCGCTTGCTGAGATCGCCGCCGTCCTCGGGGGTGATCTCCGCCTCGCCGGTCCTTCCACGGCCGACACCGTCGTCGACGGGGTGGTCGACACCGATTCGCGGAACATGGCGCCGGGATCGATCTTCGTCGCCAAGCCCGGCGCCGAGACCGACGGGCACCGCTTCGTCGGCTCCGCCCTCGCGGCGGGTGCCGCGCTCGCGATCGTGGAGCATCCGGTCGACGACGAGATCACCCAGATCGTCGTCCCCGACGCCGTCGGCGCCCTCGCCGATCTCGCCCGCGAGGTCGTCGCACGCGTGCGCGCCGCGGGAGATCTCCAGATCGTCGGCATCACCGGCTCGAACGGCAAGACGACCACGAAGAACTTCCTCGCGCGCATCCTCTCGGATGAGGGCGAGACGGTCGCACCGATCAACTCGTACAACAACGAGGTCGGCGCTCCCGTGACGATGCTCCGCATCACGCACGACACGCGCTTCCTGGTCAGCGAGTTCGGCGCCGACGGGCCGGGGAGCATCGCCCGACTCGCCGGGCTCGTCGAACCGGACATCGCCGTGGTGCTGATGGTCGGCATGGCGCACGCCGGCGGTTTCGGCGGGATCGAGGCGACCGCCAGAGCCAAGTCCGAGCTCGTCGCCGCGGCGACGCCCTCGGGGACCGCCGTGCTCAACGTCGACGACTCCCGTGTCGCCGCCATGCGCGAGCTCGCCGTCTCCCGCGGCATGCAGGTCGTCGGCTTCGGTCAGAGCGACTCGGCCGATGTGCGCGCTCATGACCTCGAGGTCACCGCGTCCGGCACGTCGTGCGTCATCGAGGCGGCGGGGGAGCGCATCCCGCTCCGGCTGCAGGTCCTCGGCGCGCATCACATCGGCAACGCCCTGGCGGCCATCGCCGCGGCACGGGTGCTGGGAGTCTCCACGGCTGACGCGGTCGCGCGTCTCGAGACCGTCGAGATCGCCGAGCGCTGGCGCATGCAGCCGATGGGCAACGATCGGGTGCGCATCATCAACGACGCGTACAACGCGAGCCCCGACTCGATGGCCGCCGCGCTGCGCACCCTCGCCCAGATCACCGGCCCCGACGAGCGCACCGTGGCCGTGCTCGGCGCGATGAGCGAACTCGGCGAGACCGCCGGCGAGGAGCACGACCGCATCGGCCTGCTCGCGGTGCGGCTGAACATCCAGCGCATCGTGGTGGTCGGTCCGGAGGCGCGCCGCCTCTTCATCTCCGCGATCGGCGAGGGATCCTGGGACAGCGAGGCGGTCTTCTTCCCCGACCAGGATGCTGCCTACGATTACCTGCGCACCGAGCTCCGCGACGGCGATCGCGTGCTCGTCAAGTCATCCAATTCCGTAGGCCTCCGGCATCTCGGCGATCGTCTGGGAGAATTGTTCTCGTGA
- the pknB gene encoding Stk1 family PASTA domain-containing Ser/Thr kinase: MTTNQQADPLIGRLVDGRYRVRARIARGGMATVYVATDLRLERRIALKVMHAHLSDDSAFQSRFIQEARAAARLADPHVVNVFDQGQDGELAYLVMEYLPGITLRELLREQKRLTIPQTITIMDAILAGLSAAHRAGIVHRDVKPENVLLAEDGRIKIGDFGLARATTANTATGQQLLGTIAYLAPELVTRGTADARSDIYALGIMLYEMLVGEQPYKGEQPMQIAFQHATESVPRPSVRNPGVPEQLDELVLWATEKSPDERPDDAGQMLDRLREIERGLGIAPAVAAATTSQRSQADSADLTKVMPSTMVIADPTAPAPAAIDNATLLRRRSSRRRARGAFLLTLVLLLATVAGGVGWWFGSGPGSLVAVPSVAGLSYDDAAAALTAEGFAPVRGEENSIDVARDETIRTDPDEGERLDKGAEVTVYISTGPASHTAETLNGKTEQEARDYLADIKVNVTETPLVLFSDADAGRVINAFVTPRDGGEAYACAEGCELLEDDTVELYVSAGAFPDVTGLSVDQAKNTLTDKQLKVSDELLYDYSESMDKDLVLGVADRPEKGNWRPGETVQLIVSKGPQLYDVPDVTGRTLVEAKQVLEDAGFTASYAAWGDLPGFGEMAKVTAQDPGSDKQLPRGGTVQLSIQLSG; this comes from the coding sequence GTGACGACCAATCAGCAGGCCGACCCCCTCATCGGGCGGCTTGTCGACGGTCGGTACCGGGTGCGAGCCAGAATCGCCCGCGGAGGCATGGCCACCGTCTACGTCGCGACCGACCTGCGCCTCGAACGACGCATCGCGCTCAAGGTCATGCATGCGCACCTCAGCGACGACTCGGCCTTCCAGAGCCGCTTCATCCAGGAGGCGCGCGCCGCCGCTCGTCTCGCCGATCCCCACGTCGTCAACGTGTTCGATCAGGGTCAGGACGGCGAACTCGCCTACCTGGTGATGGAGTACCTCCCGGGGATCACGCTGCGAGAGCTGCTGCGCGAGCAGAAGCGGCTCACGATCCCGCAGACCATCACGATCATGGATGCCATCCTCGCCGGACTCTCCGCCGCCCACCGTGCCGGAATCGTGCACCGCGACGTCAAGCCCGAGAACGTGCTTTTGGCCGAGGACGGTCGCATCAAGATCGGGGACTTCGGTCTCGCGCGCGCCACCACCGCGAACACGGCGACCGGGCAGCAGCTGCTCGGCACGATCGCCTATCTCGCCCCCGAACTCGTCACACGGGGCACCGCGGACGCCCGGAGCGACATCTACGCGCTCGGGATCATGCTGTACGAGATGCTCGTGGGCGAGCAGCCCTACAAGGGCGAACAGCCGATGCAGATCGCATTCCAACATGCGACCGAGTCCGTGCCGCGCCCGAGCGTGCGAAACCCCGGAGTGCCGGAGCAACTCGACGAACTCGTGCTGTGGGCCACCGAGAAGTCCCCGGACGAGCGTCCGGACGACGCCGGGCAGATGCTCGATCGTCTCCGCGAGATCGAACGAGGTCTCGGCATCGCTCCCGCCGTCGCGGCAGCCACCACATCGCAGCGCTCGCAGGCCGACTCAGCCGATCTGACGAAGGTCATGCCGAGCACGATGGTGATCGCCGACCCGACGGCGCCTGCTCCCGCCGCGATCGACAATGCCACACTCCTCCGCCGCCGATCATCACGGCGGCGCGCACGCGGAGCATTCCTGCTGACGCTGGTACTGCTTCTCGCGACCGTCGCCGGAGGCGTGGGGTGGTGGTTCGGATCAGGACCCGGCTCCCTCGTGGCCGTGCCGAGCGTCGCAGGACTGTCGTACGACGATGCTGCCGCAGCCCTCACCGCAGAAGGCTTCGCGCCTGTGCGCGGCGAGGAGAACTCGATCGACGTCGCGCGAGACGAAACGATCCGCACAGACCCGGATGAGGGCGAGCGCCTCGACAAGGGCGCGGAGGTCACGGTCTACATCTCCACCGGACCCGCATCGCACACCGCCGAGACCCTGAACGGAAAGACCGAGCAGGAGGCCCGCGACTACCTGGCCGACATCAAGGTCAACGTCACCGAGACGCCGCTCGTGCTCTTCTCCGACGCCGACGCGGGCAGAGTCATCAACGCCTTCGTGACGCCTCGCGACGGCGGCGAGGCGTACGCATGCGCCGAGGGATGCGAGCTGCTCGAAGACGACACCGTCGAGCTCTACGTCTCGGCAGGTGCCTTCCCCGATGTCACCGGGCTCTCGGTGGACCAGGCGAAGAACACCCTGACCGACAAGCAGCTCAAGGTCTCGGACGAACTCCTCTACGACTACAGCGAGTCGATGGACAAGGATCTGGTCCTCGGCGTCGCGGACCGCCCGGAGAAGGGCAACTGGCGCCCGGGAGAGACCGTGCAGCTCATCGTCTCGAAGGGTCCGCAGCTCTACGACGTTCCCGATGTGACGGGGAGGACGCTGGTCGAGGCGAAGCAGGTCCTCGAGGATGCCGGTTTCACCGCCAGCTACGCCGCGTGGGGCGATCTCCCCGGCTTCGGCGAGATGGCCAAGGTCACCGCACAGGATCCGGGCTCCGACAAGCAGCTGCCTCGGGGCGGAACGGTGCAGCTCTCCATCCAGCTCAGCGGATGA
- the mraZ gene encoding division/cell wall cluster transcriptional repressor MraZ produces the protein MLLGTHSPKLDDKGRVILPAKFREDLGGGIVVTRGQERCLYVFSTAEFELMHERIRQAPLANKQARDFMRLFLSGASAEMPDSQNRITIPVHLRQYAGLQKELIVTGVGAHAEIWDAESWNTYLAAGEETYADLEQEVIPGLF, from the coding sequence ATGTTGCTGGGAACGCATTCTCCGAAGTTGGACGACAAGGGACGGGTCATCCTTCCCGCGAAGTTCCGCGAAGACCTCGGTGGCGGCATCGTCGTCACGCGAGGGCAGGAACGCTGCCTCTACGTCTTCAGTACGGCCGAATTCGAGCTGATGCACGAGCGGATCCGTCAGGCGCCGCTCGCGAACAAGCAGGCGCGTGACTTCATGCGTCTGTTTCTCTCCGGTGCGAGTGCGGAGATGCCCGACAGCCAGAACCGCATCACCATCCCCGTGCACCTTCGCCAGTACGCGGGCCTGCAGAAGGAACTCATCGTCACAGGTGTCGGCGCCCACGCCGAGATCTGGGATGCAGAGAGCTGGAACACGTACCTCGCGGCCGGCGAGGAGACATATGCCGATCTCGAGCAGGAGGTGATTCCGGGACTGTTCTGA
- a CDS encoding DUF3040 domain-containing protein — MPLSEQEQRLLDEMERHLLHNDADVVSAPSGDRALSYRNLVYGALLLLAGVGGLIVGVVLGDVWGVVVGVIGFAAMLGGVMLAVTPVRKPVSAIPRERAPKQHSSASFMDRMNDRWDRRQDGH; from the coding sequence ATGCCACTCTCCGAACAGGAGCAGCGTCTGCTCGACGAGATGGAACGCCATCTCCTCCACAACGACGCCGATGTCGTCAGTGCGCCGTCAGGCGATCGAGCACTCAGCTACCGCAATCTCGTGTACGGGGCGTTGCTGCTCCTCGCCGGTGTGGGTGGGCTCATCGTCGGTGTGGTACTCGGTGATGTCTGGGGCGTCGTCGTCGGCGTCATCGGATTCGCCGCGATGCTCGGTGGCGTGATGCTGGCCGTCACCCCGGTGCGCAAGCCCGTCTCCGCGATTCCCCGTGAGCGGGCGCCCAAGCAGCACAGTTCCGCATCCTTCATGGATCGCATGAACGACAGGTGGGATCGCCGCCAAGACGGTCACTGA
- the rsmH gene encoding 16S rRNA (cytosine(1402)-N(4))-methyltransferase RsmH — MNLRDIHTPVLLDRCVELLAPALQADGAVLVDATLGMGGHSEALLERFPNIRLVGLDRDTDALRIAGERLARFKDRVTLVHTVYDEIGLHAQGAAGILFDLGVSSLQLDEADRGFAYSKDAPLDMRMDQTKGVTAAEVIATYNEGNLRRIFERYGEEKLAGRYARFIIAAREKQPITRSGELVEILIAATPAAAQRAGHPAKRVFQALRIEVNAELNVLADAIPSAMDALSVGGRIVVMSYQSLEDRLVKQAFAAGAASTAPRGLPVELPEHAPRFRIITKGAELADDDERARNPRAIPVRLRAAEKVRDTP, encoded by the coding sequence ATGAACCTCCGCGACATCCACACCCCCGTCCTGCTCGACCGCTGCGTCGAGCTGCTCGCTCCGGCACTCCAGGCCGACGGAGCGGTGCTCGTCGATGCCACCCTCGGCATGGGCGGCCACTCCGAGGCGCTTCTCGAGCGGTTCCCGAACATCCGCCTCGTCGGTCTCGACCGAGACACCGACGCCCTGCGCATCGCGGGGGAGCGGCTGGCACGGTTCAAGGACCGGGTCACTCTCGTGCACACCGTGTATGACGAGATCGGGCTGCACGCACAGGGAGCCGCAGGCATCCTGTTCGACCTCGGTGTCTCATCGCTTCAGCTTGACGAAGCCGACCGCGGCTTCGCGTACTCGAAGGATGCCCCGCTCGACATGCGCATGGACCAGACGAAGGGCGTCACCGCCGCGGAGGTCATCGCCACGTACAACGAGGGGAACCTCCGCCGCATCTTCGAGCGCTACGGCGAGGAGAAGCTCGCGGGTCGCTACGCACGGTTCATCATCGCCGCGCGCGAGAAGCAGCCGATCACCCGCTCGGGCGAACTCGTCGAGATCCTCATCGCCGCCACACCCGCCGCTGCGCAGCGCGCAGGACACCCCGCCAAGCGCGTCTTCCAGGCGCTGCGCATCGAGGTGAACGCCGAGCTCAACGTGCTGGCGGATGCGATTCCGTCGGCGATGGACGCACTCTCCGTTGGCGGACGCATCGTGGTGATGTCGTACCAGTCGCTCGAGGACCGGCTCGTGAAGCAGGCATTCGCCGCGGGAGCAGCATCCACCGCTCCGAGAGGTCTTCCGGTCGAGCTGCCCGAGCACGCACCGCGTTTCCGCATCATCACCAAGGGCGCCGAGCTCGCCGACGACGACGAACGCGCGAGGAACCCGCGGGCCATACCGGTGCGTCTGCGCGCCGCAGAGAAGGTGCGGGACACCCCATGA